A genomic segment from Garra rufa chromosome 5, GarRuf1.0, whole genome shotgun sequence encodes:
- the rtn4r gene encoding reticulon-4 receptor — translation MKTLIVEGGRLLCLVLWLNLVPVMNGCPAKCVCYSEPRPTVACQQQGLFSIPTEIPVRSQRIFLQSNKLTVVRSTSFSSVHNLTVLWMYSNNISHIEAGAFYGLERLEELDIGDNSNLRIISPTAFRGLTKLHTLHLHRCGLSELPVGVFRGLFSLQYLYLQDNNLLALHEDTFLDLANLTYLFLHNNKIKVVTDHMLRGLINLDRLLLHQNRIVHVQQRAFNDLGKLTTLFLFFNNLTMLTGEAMNPLVSLQYLRLNGNQWICDCRARPLWDWFKRFKGSSSELECHLPTSLNGKDLKRLKSDDLEGCVDSPSQVQTSVFNTKARSGKFLSLDDPLVESIPRCCLSDNDKSSIISSKSLPDPSSYNSRQITNNPLKEKENISKTKFREVERTKNDTRNKQSLNDGPLGTMSNNLDQTLDKINPDLLDNLEPSTAPTRKKKKCSKKPKSDQYCLKAHGSTVQVLAVFFLPLFWLSLALS, via the coding sequence GTGGTCGCCTCCTCTGCCTAGTGTTATGGCTTAACCTGGTGCCAGTGATGAACGGCTGCCCGGCCAAGTGCGTGTGCTACAGCGAGCCGAGGCCAACGGTGGCCTGTCAACAGCAGGGTCTGTTCTCCATTCCCACCGAGATCCCCGTCCGTAGCCAGCGAATATTCCTCCAGAGCAACAAACTGACAGTGGTCCGATCAACCAGCTTTAGCTCAGTGCATAACCTCACCGTCCTGTGGATGTACTCGAATAACATCAGCCATATTGAGGCGGGGGCCTTTTACGGGCTGGAGAGACTGGAAGAGTTAGACATCGGCGACAACAGCAACCTTCGCATCATCAGCCCCACCGCGTTTCGGGGTCTGACCAAGCTGCATACCCTTCACCTGCACAGGTGCGGGCTGTCCGAGCTCCCGGTGGGAGTCTTCCGAGGACTCTTCTCGCTTCAGTATCTCTACCTGCAGGATAATAACCTTCTGGCTCTGCACGAAGACACTTTCCTGGACCTGGCCAATCTCACCTACCTATTCTTACATAACAACAAGATCAAGGTGGTGACCGATCACATGCTGCGTGGTCTCATCAACCTTGACCGTTTGCTTCTGCACCAGAACCGGATCGTACACGTGCAACAGCGGGCGTTCAATGACCTGGGCAAGTTGACCACCTTGTTTCTCTTTTTCAACAACCTCACGATGTTGACCGGAGAGGCCATGAACCCGCTGGTGTCCCTTCAGTACCTGAGGCTCAACGGGAACCAATGGATTTGTGACTGTCGAGCCAGGCCACTGTGGGACTGGTTCAAACGCTTCAAAGGCTCCAGCTCCGAGTTGGAGTGCCACCTTCCGACCTCTCTAAATGGGAAGGATCTTAAGCGACTGAAAAGTGACGATTTGGAAGGATGCGTGGACTCTCCGTCGCAGGTTCAAACCAGCGTCTTCAACACCAAGGCACGCTCCGGGAAGTTCCTCTCGCTTGATGATCCTCTTGTCGAAAGCATTCCCAGGTGCTGTCTTTCGGATAACGACAAATCCTCCATTATCTCCAGTAAGTCCCTCCCGGATCCTTCATCCTACAACAGCCGGCAGATCACCAACAATCCCCTTAAAGAGAAGGAGAACATCTCCAAGACCAAGTTTCGGGAGGTGGAGCGAACGAAAAACGACACGCGTAACAAGCAGAGCCTCAACGACGGTCCTCTGGGAACCATGTCCAACAATCTCGACCAGACCTTGGACAAAATCAACCCAGATCTTCTGGACAATCTGGAACCTTCTACAGCGCCaaccagaaagaaaaaaaagtgctCGAAAAAGCCCAAATCAGACCAGTATTGTCTAAAGGCTCACGGATCCACCGTTCAAGTATTGGCTGTTTTCTTTCTCCCCTTGTTCTGGTTGTCTCTGGCTTTGTCCTAG